The following proteins are co-located in the Candidatus Saganbacteria bacterium genome:
- the rpsD gene encoding 30S ribosomal protein S4: MGRTPSSCRQCRREREKLFLKGERCFTAKCAVERRKYPPGQHGAATQRLTEYAKRMREKQKARAIYALTERQFRSYFEKAAAKTGVTGELLLQFLERRLDNVIFRLGLAGSRPAARQIVRHGAVQVNGKKVNVPSFQVKINDAISVKPKLIEKIQEKLKEYTPPAWLSLDQNFMGTVVHMPRREDTERLVQESLIVEYYSK; encoded by the coding sequence ATGGGAAGGACTCCTTCATCCTGCAGGCAATGCAGGCGCGAACGCGAAAAACTCTTTCTTAAAGGCGAGAGATGTTTCACCGCAAAATGCGCTGTTGAAAGAAGAAAATATCCTCCAGGCCAGCACGGCGCCGCGACCCAGCGCTTAACCGAATATGCAAAACGAATGCGCGAAAAACAAAAAGCGCGGGCAATTTATGCTTTAACCGAAAGGCAATTCAGATCTTATTTTGAAAAAGCCGCCGCCAAAACAGGCGTTACGGGCGAATTGCTCCTCCAGTTTTTGGAAAGAAGGCTTGATAATGTAATTTTCAGGCTTGGGCTTGCCGGATCGCGGCCAGCCGCACGGCAGATCGTAAGGCATGGCGCGGTTCAAGTCAACGGAAAAAAAGTAAACGTCCCATCGTTCCAGGTAAAAATAAATGATGCGATAAGCGTAAAGCCGAAGCTTATTGAGAAGATCCAGGAAAAGCTGAAGGAGTATACGCCTCCAGCATGGCTTTCGCTGGATCAAAATTTTATGGGAACCGTTGTCCATATGCCTCGGCGCGAGGATACCGAGCGCTTAGTCCAAGAATCGCTCATAGTTGAATACTATTCAAAGTAA
- a CDS encoding DNA-directed RNA polymerase subunit alpha, producing MLGEKPWVRCEEESATYGRFVVEPLDKGYGATLGNSLRRVLLSSLPGAAITSIRIEGVSHEFSTMDGLAEDVLQLILNLKEVRFKMHSDVPKVVTLKTKKKGEVTAGEIEHDAEIEIINPEKVIATLDSNGKLDIEMVVEKGKGYIPSERNKKATLPVGSIPIDSIFTPVLKVNLLTEEVRVGQEINHDRLVLHIWTDGSIKPDEALRESAKILSKHVDLFVHLGERMDLVTGVIEKKDEVETSVLEMTLEDLELSARSLNCLKKANVKTVGELIAFSADDLMKFKNFGGKSLTEVREKLAEYKLALKGEVHEA from the coding sequence ATGCTTGGTGAAAAACCTTGGGTCAGATGCGAAGAAGAATCGGCTACTTACGGCAGGTTTGTAGTTGAACCGTTGGATAAGGGCTATGGTGCTACGTTGGGAAATAGTTTGCGGAGGGTGCTGCTTTCATCTCTTCCAGGGGCGGCAATAACTTCGATCAGGATCGAAGGTGTCAGCCATGAATTTTCGACAATGGACGGCCTTGCGGAAGATGTATTGCAGTTGATATTAAACCTTAAAGAAGTCAGGTTCAAAATGCATTCGGATGTCCCAAAGGTCGTAACCTTAAAAACAAAGAAAAAGGGAGAAGTCACGGCGGGAGAGATCGAACACGATGCGGAAATTGAAATAATCAATCCCGAAAAAGTCATAGCGACATTGGACAGCAACGGGAAGCTCGATATAGAAATGGTTGTTGAAAAAGGCAAAGGGTATATCCCGTCGGAGAGGAACAAAAAAGCGACCCTGCCTGTGGGATCGATCCCTATCGATTCAATATTCACGCCGGTCTTAAAGGTCAACTTATTGACCGAAGAAGTCCGCGTCGGCCAGGAAATAAACCATGACAGGCTGGTTCTGCATATTTGGACAGATGGGTCGATCAAGCCCGATGAAGCATTAAGGGAGAGCGCAAAAATTTTGAGCAAGCATGTCGATCTTTTCGTGCATTTAGGCGAAAGGATGGATCTTGTGACAGGTGTGATCGAAAAGAAAGACGAAGTCGAAACATCGGTCCTTGAGATGACCCTGGAGGACCTTGAGCTTTCAGCTCGGTCTCTTAACTGCCTTAAGAAAGCCAATGTAAAAACTGTAGGCGAGCTTATCGCTTTTTCGGCTGACGACCTCATGAAGTTCAAAAATTTCGGAGGCAAATCATTGACCGAAGTCAGGGAAAAGCTAGCCGAATATAAATTGGCGTTAAAGGGTGAGGTACATGAGGCATAA
- the rplM gene encoding 50S ribosomal protein L13, translating to MKRKTFSLKEEKVKREQYIVDANGKILGRLAARVAEVLRGKHKRDFTPHIDSGDNVVVVNAKDIAATGGKGKSKIYFTHSGYPGGHKLLTMEEVKRRDPRRIILFAVKGMLPKGPLGRRMIKKLTVHAGSAEVSGKPLKV from the coding sequence ATGAAGCGTAAAACATTCTCGTTAAAAGAAGAAAAAGTAAAAAGGGAACAGTATATAGTAGATGCCAATGGCAAGATATTAGGCAGGCTTGCCGCAAGAGTTGCCGAAGTATTGCGCGGAAAGCATAAGCGTGACTTTACTCCGCATATCGATTCGGGCGACAATGTTGTTGTTGTAAATGCAAAAGATATCGCAGCGACAGGCGGCAAGGGAAAATCAAAGATATATTTTACTCATTCGGGGTATCCCGGCGGCCATAAGCTTTTGACGATGGAAGAGGTAAAGAGAAGGGATCCAAGAAGGATCATCCTTTTTGCGGTCAAGGGCATGCTTCCAAAGGGACCTTTGGGCAGGCGAATGATCAAAAAATTGACGGTCCATGCAGGCTCGGCCGAAGTTTCGGGCAAGCCGCTTAAAGTATAG
- a CDS encoding adenylate kinase produces MIYVFLGAPGSGKGTQAKQLSARLNIPHIALGDILRESIRLGTEVGRLAKSFVEAGKLVPDEVTIRLTRERVAGKDCSSGFILDGFPRSLEQFEALDAILTGKEYKVIYFTVPLEAVIDRNSGRLSCGVCGSVYHVKYNPPKSEGICDKCGDKLYQRKDDNAEVIRTRYNIYEETTRPLVELYEKRNALVKVDAQGAIGDVFVRLLRALGL; encoded by the coding sequence ATGATATATGTTTTCCTTGGAGCTCCCGGAAGCGGGAAAGGGACGCAGGCGAAACAATTATCAGCAAGGCTTAATATCCCGCACATAGCTCTCGGCGATATTTTGCGCGAATCGATCAGGCTTGGAACAGAGGTTGGCCGCCTTGCGAAATCTTTTGTTGAGGCGGGCAAGCTTGTACCGGACGAAGTAACAATTAGGCTTACGCGCGAAAGAGTTGCCGGTAAGGATTGCTCCAGCGGATTTATCCTTGACGGTTTTCCGAGGTCGCTTGAGCAATTCGAGGCGCTGGACGCGATATTAACGGGGAAGGAATACAAAGTAATTTATTTTACAGTCCCGCTTGAAGCGGTAATAGACCGCAATTCCGGAAGGTTAAGCTGCGGCGTCTGCGGTTCAGTTTACCATGTGAAATATAACCCGCCAAAATCGGAAGGGATATGCGATAAATGCGGAGACAAGCTTTACCAGAGGAAAGACGATAATGCGGAGGTCATAAGGACGCGGTACAATATTTACGAGGAAACCACGAGGCCGCTTGTTGAGCTCTACGAAAAAAGGAATGCTCTTGTAAAAGTTGACGCGCAGGGAGCGATTGGCGATGTTTTTGTGCGCTTGCTTCGAGCGCTGGGCTTATGA
- the rpsM gene encoding 30S ribosomal protein S13, whose protein sequence is MVRLVGVDLPSEKRLEVALTYLYGIGDVLSRKIIKESGLSPDMKAKELKDDQVLRLREILKDYLVEGDLRKEVTQSIKRLIDIGAYRGARHRKNLPVRGQRTRTNARTKRGARKTIGASKKTEEAKV, encoded by the coding sequence ATGGTAAGACTTGTAGGGGTTGATCTTCCGTCGGAAAAAAGGCTCGAGGTCGCATTGACTTATCTTTATGGCATAGGAGACGTTTTAAGCCGGAAAATAATCAAAGAAAGCGGCTTAAGCCCGGATATGAAGGCCAAGGAACTAAAAGACGACCAGGTTTTGAGATTGCGCGAAATATTGAAAGATTACCTCGTCGAAGGCGATCTTAGGAAAGAGGTTACGCAATCGATCAAAAGATTGATCGACATCGGCGCATACCGCGGAGCGCGTCATCGCAAGAACCTGCCTGTCCGCGGCCAGCGGACAAGGACAAATGCAAGGACAAAACGCGGAGCCCGGAAAACTATCGGGGCAAGCAAAAAAACAGAGGAGGCAAAAGTATAA
- the rpmJ gene encoding 50S ribosomal protein L36, giving the protein MKVRASVKKMCDKCKVIRRHGRVRVICENPKHKQRQG; this is encoded by the coding sequence ATGAAAGTAAGGGCATCGGTAAAAAAAATGTGCGACAAATGCAAAGTGATCCGCAGGCATGGGCGCGTAAGGGTCATTTGCGAAAATCCAAAGCATAAACAGAGACAAGGTTAA
- the rpsI gene encoding 30S ribosomal protein S9 → MSEKKSVVKKKSPAAKKRAPRAKKAEESVSFVEHKAAEAPKAEHKPHAPKTAKPKLLPQAPVFEGTGRRKTSVAHVYLYKGSGKISVNSKTPEQYFCNRQVLLNMLAKPIKEINVENSFDIQASVFGGGIPSQADAIRMGIARALVAADPKNRVQLRSSDLLRRDPRVKERKKYGLKRARRAFQYTKR, encoded by the coding sequence ATGTCCGAGAAAAAATCTGTTGTAAAGAAAAAATCACCGGCGGCCAAAAAGAGAGCGCCGAGGGCAAAGAAGGCCGAAGAATCGGTATCATTTGTCGAGCACAAAGCCGCAGAAGCGCCAAAAGCCGAACATAAGCCGCACGCGCCAAAAACCGCAAAACCGAAACTTTTGCCGCAGGCCCCTGTTTTTGAGGGGACAGGAAGAAGAAAAACGTCTGTTGCGCATGTTTATCTTTATAAAGGAAGCGGAAAGATATCCGTAAACTCTAAAACGCCGGAGCAATATTTTTGCAACAGGCAAGTTCTGCTCAATATGCTCGCGAAACCCATTAAAGAAATAAATGTAGAAAATTCTTTTGATATTCAAGCAAGCGTTTTTGGTGGGGGTATCCCGTCGCAGGCGGATGCGATCCGGATGGGAATTGCCAGGGCTTTAGTTGCCGCAGACCCTAAAAACAGGGTACAATTGCGGTCGTCGGACCTGTTAAGGCGCGATCCGAGGGTCAAGGAAAGGAAGAAATACGGCCTAAAGAGGGCAAGGCGCGCATTCCAGTATACCAAGAGATAA
- the truA gene encoding tRNA pseudouridine(38-40) synthase TruA, whose product MVNIYKNFVLTLQYDGSNFRGFAPQPGQRTVYSEIEQALEKLFKKKIQFYATSRTDSGVHALNQIISFEISHKIPASKIKAALNTFLPDDIRIIKSEEAPNNFNARFSPKSKVYEYLIFNEKDIPVHLRNISWHVKPKIDLSKMKKAAKQLVGKHDFKSFCAAGGDDKDFVRKIFELSIKKKSITVWDGHKIRVISCKIKGSGFLYKMVRNIVGTLVDIGLNSPILDEMPKILKNKDRKKAGRCAPPQGLCLIKVNF is encoded by the coding sequence TTGGTAAATATTTATAAGAATTTTGTTTTAACCCTCCAATACGATGGCTCAAATTTTAGGGGCTTTGCGCCTCAGCCTGGACAGCGAACCGTTTATTCCGAAATAGAACAGGCATTAGAAAAGCTTTTCAAGAAAAAGATCCAATTTTACGCCACTTCCCGCACCGATTCGGGTGTCCATGCCTTAAACCAGATCATAAGCTTCGAAATATCGCATAAAATCCCCGCATCGAAAATTAAAGCCGCATTAAATACTTTTCTGCCCGACGATATTAGGATAATTAAATCTGAAGAAGCCCCAAATAACTTTAATGCTCGATTTTCGCCCAAAAGTAAAGTTTACGAATATTTAATATTCAATGAGAAAGATATTCCCGTACATTTAAGGAACATTTCGTGGCATGTGAAGCCTAAGATCGATCTTTCCAAAATGAAGAAAGCAGCTAAACAGCTTGTCGGGAAGCACGATTTCAAATCTTTCTGCGCGGCGGGTGGGGATGACAAAGATTTTGTTCGAAAAATATTTGAACTATCAATAAAGAAAAAAAGCATTACAGTTTGGGATGGTCATAAGATAAGAGTTATTAGCTGCAAGATCAAAGGCAGCGGGTTTTTGTATAAAATGGTCAGGAATATTGTCGGGACTTTGGTTGATATCGGGCTTAACTCTCCAATTTTAGATGAAATGCCAAAAATTTTAAAGAATAAAGACAGAAAAAAGGCGGGAAGATGCGCGCCGCCTCAAGGGCTCTGCCTTATTAAAGTTAATTTTTAG
- a CDS encoding Fic family protein, which translates to MNENIERLLDKLTAYKKKLDALRPISKSHLEKLKEYFDVEWTYNSNAIEGNSLSLGETKLVILEGITIGGKTVREHLEALNHKKAIDFLESIVKKADKINEETVKKLHWLILREIDDENAGKYRGKQVYISGSHHLPPHPQDVPFKMKEFIRKLNNDKGHPAIKAADAHYGFVAIHPFIDGNGRTARLLMNLIFIHKGYPPVIIPMSRREEYIYALEKAHSSKKLNDFYTLICECAEQSLVKYINAFK; encoded by the coding sequence ATGAATGAAAATATTGAACGGTTGCTTGATAAACTGACGGCCTATAAAAAGAAACTCGACGCTCTTCGCCCCATTTCAAAATCACATTTGGAAAAATTAAAAGAATATTTCGACGTCGAATGGACTTATAACAGCAATGCAATTGAAGGCAATTCTTTATCGCTTGGAGAAACAAAGCTTGTCATTTTAGAGGGCATTACAATTGGCGGGAAAACCGTGCGGGAACATCTTGAAGCGCTAAACCATAAAAAAGCGATCGATTTCTTGGAATCTATAGTCAAAAAAGCGGATAAGATCAATGAGGAAACAGTAAAAAAACTTCATTGGCTTATTTTAAGGGAAATTGACGATGAAAACGCCGGAAAATATAGGGGGAAGCAGGTTTATATTTCTGGTTCTCATCATTTGCCTCCGCACCCCCAGGACGTTCCATTTAAAATGAAAGAGTTCATTCGGAAGTTAAATAATGACAAGGGACATCCTGCCATAAAGGCGGCTGACGCCCATTATGGTTTTGTTGCCATACATCCATTTATAGACGGGAATGGCAGGACCGCGAGATTATTGATGAATTTGATATTTATCCACAAAGGGTATCCGCCGGTTATAATACCGATGAGCAGGAGGGAAGAATATATTTATGCTTTAGAAAAAGCCCATAGCTCTAAAAAATTAAATGATTTTTATACGCTTATATGCGAATGCGCCGAACAATCGCTAGTGAAATATATTAATGCTTTTAAATGA
- the infA gene encoding translation initiation factor IF-1 — MSNKDVIELEGEVTEALPNAVFRVKVETGQIILAHVSGKIRKNFIRILQGDKVKVELSPYDLTRGRITYRSR; from the coding sequence ATGAGCAATAAAGACGTGATCGAATTGGAAGGCGAAGTGACGGAAGCACTGCCAAATGCGGTGTTTCGCGTCAAGGTTGAAACAGGGCAGATAATACTTGCCCATGTTTCCGGTAAAATTCGAAAAAATTTTATTCGAATTTTGCAGGGCGATAAAGTAAAAGTCGAGTTATCGCCGTACGATTTGACGCGCGGCAGAATAACATACAGATCGAGGTAA
- a CDS encoding alanine--glyoxylate aminotransferase family protein — MTRRPIKYNLMIPGPTPIPTRVLSAMNHDMIGHRSPLFSNVMKEVMESLRWAYETKNDIFIYPSSGTGGMEVSVVNTLSPGDKAIILNIGAFGARYVKICKAYGIDVNDVKFERGKPADPKVLESELKKVPVKAVFMQMNETSTGVLNDAESLAKTVRRIQPDTLIIVDAVSGMMAAPLKTDEWDLDVVCSGSQKAFMVPPGVAAISFSKRAWRAFETSKCPKHYWDLALMKEEAPKGHTYTTPAESLIFGMREGLKMLQEEGRENVFARHRFNRDLLRTAAKALGLRLLADDPHASPAVTAIFPPDGVDAEEVRKLMRDNFNVEVAPGQADLKGKIFRIGHLGYVDSLDIIGAWVAVEVLFKNLGAKINFGAGVRAAMELL; from the coding sequence ATGACTAGACGTCCGATCAAATATAATCTCATGATCCCAGGCCCAACCCCAATACCTACAAGAGTTTTATCCGCGATGAACCACGATATGATAGGCCACCGCAGCCCGCTTTTCTCCAATGTCATGAAAGAAGTGATGGAGAGCTTGCGATGGGCTTATGAAACAAAAAATGATATCTTCATCTATCCTTCATCTGGGACCGGCGGAATGGAAGTTTCGGTTGTAAATACTCTGTCTCCCGGCGATAAAGCAATAATTTTAAATATTGGCGCGTTCGGCGCAAGATATGTAAAAATTTGCAAAGCTTACGGCATTGATGTAAACGATGTAAAGTTTGAAAGAGGAAAACCGGCAGATCCAAAAGTTCTTGAATCCGAACTTAAAAAAGTCCCTGTTAAAGCCGTGTTCATGCAGATGAACGAAACTTCAACAGGTGTTCTAAACGATGCTGAGTCGCTGGCTAAAACCGTAAGGCGGATACAGCCCGATACTTTGATCATTGTTGATGCGGTTTCGGGAATGATGGCGGCTCCGCTTAAAACCGACGAGTGGGATCTCGATGTTGTTTGTTCAGGTTCGCAAAAAGCGTTCATGGTGCCTCCCGGTGTCGCCGCGATCTCATTTTCAAAACGCGCTTGGAGGGCATTTGAGACTTCAAAGTGCCCAAAACACTATTGGGACTTAGCTCTTATGAAAGAAGAGGCTCCCAAAGGGCATACATATACCACACCGGCCGAATCTTTGATATTTGGCATGCGCGAGGGGCTTAAGATGCTCCAAGAAGAGGGCCGAGAAAATGTATTTGCAAGGCATAGGTTCAACAGGGATCTTTTAAGGACCGCGGCAAAAGCGCTTGGGTTAAGGCTTTTAGCCGATGATCCACATGCATCACCAGCAGTTACCGCAATATTCCCGCCGGATGGGGTGGACGCCGAAGAAGTAAGAAAACTTATGCGCGACAATTTTAATGTTGAAGTGGCTCCGGGGCAAGCCGACCTTAAAGGCAAAATATTCAGGATCGGCCATTTAGGATATGTCGATTCGTTGGATATTATTGGCGCATGGGTCGCAGTTGAAGTTCTCTTTAAGAATTTGGGCGCAAAGATCAATTTTGGCGCAGGCGTCCGCGCGGCTATGGAGCTATTGTAG
- the secY gene encoding preprotein translocase subunit SecY: MLDVFRSIFNIADLRKKFIFTALMVLAFRIGAHIPVYGVDSVKLAQLFGEGNLLGFLDLFTGGALMRFSIFAMGIVPYINASIIMQLLTVVMPQLEALAKEGESGRKIISQYTRYLTVVLALFQSFGMAFWLRGILQDGVSFPSFLLGTVVSLTAGSVLVMWFGELITERGIGNGASMIIFIGIVSRIPSYIGQTAILVSGGASIIGVIILVASFIAMIMAIVFIQEGQRKIPVQYAKKVVGRKMYGGGNTYIPMRINQGGVIPIIFASSVLLFPATLAQFIPVPFMQSVSHFLSPSGGVYMFLYFILIFFFTYFYTAITFNPKELAENIKKYGGFILGIRPGKPTADYLEHTISRLTLMGALFLGAVAVIPNIVESLTRITSFQGLGSTALLIVVGVAMDLVRQIETHLLTRQYEGLIG, encoded by the coding sequence ATGCTAGATGTTTTTCGCTCAATTTTTAATATAGCGGACCTTAGGAAAAAATTTATTTTCACCGCTTTGATGGTATTAGCCTTTAGGATCGGCGCGCACATACCGGTTTACGGCGTTGATTCCGTAAAGCTTGCCCAACTGTTCGGGGAGGGCAATCTTTTGGGTTTTCTTGACCTTTTCACCGGCGGCGCGCTGATGAGATTTTCGATCTTTGCGATGGGGATCGTCCCTTATATCAATGCATCTATCATCATGCAGCTGCTGACTGTGGTCATGCCGCAGCTTGAAGCGCTTGCAAAAGAAGGGGAATCCGGACGCAAGATAATATCACAGTATACGAGATATTTAACTGTTGTGCTGGCCTTATTCCAATCTTTTGGAATGGCTTTTTGGCTAAGGGGAATATTGCAGGACGGGGTATCTTTCCCCTCATTCCTTTTGGGGACTGTTGTTTCGCTCACCGCGGGATCCGTGCTTGTGATGTGGTTCGGCGAGCTAATAACCGAGCGGGGCATAGGCAACGGGGCTTCGATGATAATTTTTATCGGCATTGTTTCGCGCATCCCGTCCTACATAGGCCAGACTGCGATATTGGTCAGCGGCGGCGCGAGCATTATCGGGGTCATAATCCTTGTAGCTTCTTTCATTGCAATGATCATGGCCATTGTTTTTATCCAGGAAGGCCAAAGGAAAATACCCGTCCAATACGCTAAAAAAGTCGTTGGGCGAAAAATGTACGGCGGCGGCAATACATATATCCCGATGAGGATAAACCAAGGAGGCGTTATCCCGATAATCTTTGCTTCTTCGGTGCTGCTGTTTCCGGCGACGCTCGCGCAGTTCATTCCGGTGCCGTTCATGCAGTCGGTCTCGCATTTTTTATCGCCGAGCGGCGGGGTTTACATGTTCCTGTATTTTATTTTGATATTTTTCTTTACGTATTTTTATACCGCGATAACCTTCAACCCGAAGGAGCTTGCGGAAAATATTAAAAAGTATGGAGGATTTATTTTGGGGATAAGGCCCGGAAAACCTACAGCCGATTATCTTGAACATACGATATCAAGATTGACGCTTATGGGCGCATTGTTCCTGGGAGCAGTCGCAGTTATCCCAAATATTGTTGAAAGCCTGACCCGCATCACAAGTTTCCAAGGCTTGGGCTCTACGGCCCTTCTCATAGTTGTCGGCGTCGCGATGGACCTTGTGCGGCAGATCGAGACGCATCTTTTGACCAGGCAGTACGAGGGGCTTATCGGATGA
- a CDS encoding nucleotidyl transferase AbiEii/AbiGii toxin family protein, translating into MLTPEDLQEFINKYQTNKKNIVREYIQHLFLSALYRANGAEKLLFKGGTALRIVFQSPRFSEDLDFTGLNIFNYREIDDLFISALAEVEKYGINITYKEAKPTTGGYLGLIHYSAFDVMEDMKFEVSLRKRREIKGELTNIALDYAPPYTIVHVPPKELIDGKMAALLDRHKPRDYYDLYFILRHHQLNQAIGKSHLRKVVELLEKEKINFKSELSVLLPASHQLILKNFKNILRKEIGKYL; encoded by the coding sequence ATGCTGACGCCGGAAGACCTGCAAGAATTTATTAATAAATACCAAACGAATAAAAAAAATATCGTGCGGGAATACATCCAGCACTTATTCCTTTCGGCATTATATCGGGCGAATGGGGCGGAAAAGCTTCTTTTCAAAGGCGGGACTGCCTTGCGGATTGTCTTCCAAAGCCCTCGTTTTTCCGAGGATTTAGATTTTACCGGGCTGAATATTTTTAATTATAGAGAAATAGACGATTTGTTCATCTCGGCGCTTGCCGAAGTTGAGAAGTACGGCATTAACATAACTTATAAGGAAGCAAAACCAACAACAGGCGGATATCTCGGCCTGATCCATTACAGCGCATTTGATGTCATGGAGGACATGAAATTTGAAGTGTCTCTGCGCAAGAGGAGGGAGATCAAAGGAGAACTAACCAATATCGCTTTGGATTATGCTCCTCCATATACGATAGTGCATGTGCCGCCGAAAGAATTGATAGATGGGAAAATGGCGGCGCTTTTGGACCGGCACAAACCGAGGGATTATTACGACCTATATTTTATATTAAGGCACCATCAATTAAACCAGGCAATAGGCAAATCCCATCTTAGAAAAGTTGTTGAATTGCTTGAAAAAGAGAAGATCAATTTTAAGAGCGAATTATCAGTCCTTTTGCCTGCCAGCCATCAATTAATATTGAAGAATTTTAAAAACATTTTAAGAAAAGAGATTGGTAAATATTTATAA
- the rplQ gene encoding 50S ribosomal protein L17, with amino-acid sequence MRHKLKLKKLGRPSDQRIAIINSGATALIKFGRVKMTLTRAKVIRRVSERLITLAKKGDIAARRQAYKVLKDRDIVKQLFEMAPRFADRGGGYTRLTKLPPRKGDAASLALIEFVA; translated from the coding sequence ATGAGGCATAAGTTAAAATTAAAAAAACTCGGGAGGCCGTCTGACCAGCGCATTGCCATCATTAATTCCGGGGCGACAGCGCTTATTAAGTTTGGCAGGGTAAAGATGACCTTAACGCGGGCAAAGGTTATTAGGCGGGTTTCCGAACGGCTGATTACGCTCGCCAAAAAAGGCGATATCGCGGCAAGAAGGCAGGCATATAAAGTATTGAAGGACAGGGATATCGTAAAACAATTGTTCGAAATGGCGCCGCGGTTTGCCGATAGGGGCGGCGGATACACGAGGCTTACAAAGCTTCCGCCTCGCAAGGGCGATGCCGCGTCCCTGGCGCTGATCGAATTTGTTGCATAA
- the rpsK gene encoding 30S ribosomal protein S11 — MAEPVKKRIKLRKGASRGLAHIKATFNNTIVVITEQSGASIVSSSSGAVGFKGTKKGTPFAAQLAAEAAGRKAYEAGVREVDVLVKGPGSGRETAIRALQGSGLSILSIKDVTPIPHNGCRPKKRRRV, encoded by the coding sequence ATGGCAGAACCTGTTAAGAAAAGGATAAAGTTGAGAAAAGGCGCAAGCCGAGGGCTCGCCCACATCAAAGCAACATTCAATAATACGATTGTTGTAATAACCGAACAAAGCGGCGCATCGATCGTATCGTCGTCATCGGGTGCCGTCGGGTTCAAGGGGACTAAAAAGGGGACTCCATTTGCGGCGCAGCTTGCCGCTGAAGCCGCCGGGCGCAAGGCTTATGAAGCGGGCGTCCGCGAAGTTGATGTTCTCGTCAAAGGGCCGGGGTCAGGGCGCGAAACTGCGATCCGAGCGCTGCAGGGATCGGGTCTCTCTATCCTTTCCATAAAAGATGTCACTCCTATCCCGCATAACGGCTGCAGACCGAAGAAAAGGAGGAGAGTATAA
- the map gene encoding type I methionyl aminopeptidase has product MIIIKTPDEIKLIREACRITAQVLLNVEKEIMIGTTTFELDRLAEGLIAQYGAAPAFKGYRGYRFTSCISVNSEVVHGFPSKRELKEGDIVGFDVGVVYQGYYGDSTRTFPVGRVSKQAQKLLKCAKESLDLAIKRSRTGNHVGDISAAVESHTAAYGFSVVRDLFGHGVGKSLHEDPLIPNYGIAGTGVELKPGMVLAIEPMINAGASKIATLDDGWTVVTADGSLSAHFEDTILVTENEPEILTRI; this is encoded by the coding sequence ATGATAATAATCAAGACTCCCGATGAGATAAAACTTATCAGGGAAGCTTGCAGGATCACGGCCCAGGTATTGCTTAATGTTGAAAAAGAAATAATGATCGGAACGACAACTTTCGAGCTTGACCGGTTGGCGGAGGGCTTGATCGCGCAATACGGCGCGGCGCCCGCGTTCAAGGGATATAGGGGATACAGGTTTACATCATGTATTTCTGTGAATTCGGAAGTTGTCCATGGGTTTCCGTCTAAGCGCGAGTTAAAAGAAGGGGACATTGTCGGGTTCGATGTTGGGGTCGTATATCAGGGATATTACGGCGATTCGACAAGGACGTTTCCCGTAGGGCGTGTTTCAAAACAAGCCCAAAAACTTCTAAAGTGCGCGAAGGAATCCCTCGATTTGGCGATCAAAAGATCGAGGACAGGCAATCATGTTGGGGATATTTCGGCCGCTGTCGAGTCGCATACGGCCGCGTATGGGTTTTCGGTAGTTCGCGACCTGTTCGGGCACGGGGTCGGAAAAAGCCTGCATGAAGACCCTCTGATCCCAAATTACGGGATAGCGGGAACAGGCGTTGAACTGAAACCCGGCATGGTGCTTGCGATCGAGCCCATGATAAATGCTGGGGCAAGTAAGATCGCGACCCTTGACGACGGATGGACAGTTGTAACGGCAGACGGGAGCTTATCGGCCCATTTTGAAGATACGATATTGGTAACTGAAAACGAACCGGAGATATTAACAAGGATATGA